Part of the Thermoplasmata archaeon genome, ACCGTTCGGCGCGTGGACCACGACGACCCCGCTCGGCCCAACCGCGGAGGGGAAGGGGAAGAACGAGTTCAAGAAGGACGTGCCCCGCATCCTCATGGCCCACGATGTCCCCTACGTGGCCACGGCCTCCCTGGGTTTCCCCGCGGACTTCCTGAAGAAACTCGACAAGGCGAAGGCCAAGAAGGGGTTCCGCTACCTCCACGTCCTCGCGCCATGCCCCGTGGGCTGGCGCGCCGAGTCCGACACGACCGTGGACCTCGCGAAACTTGCCGTGGAGACGGGGATCTTCACCCTGATGGAGTTCGAGGACGGCGTCCTCACCCTGAACCGGGAGCCCCGCTTCACCCCCGTGCGGGAGTACCTGAAGCTGCAGGGGCGGTTCAAACACCTGACCGACGCCCAGATCGCAGCGATCGAGACCTGGGTCAAGGCGAAGTGGGACCGCGACCGCGCGCTCGCGAAGGCCCTTGGGCCGAAACTGAAGCCGCAGGTCGTCGTCACGAAGTGAATCGTCGGACCCATCAAACCGGAGGCCGAGAGCGCCTTCGGCGACGCCATACCACGACGGCGACCAGGGCGATCACGACTACGACGAATGGGACGCCGTCCACGACGAGGAGGTTCACGCCGAACGTGCCCGTCACCACACCGGGGGCGCTCACCAGCACGGTGGTCGAAGCTGCGGTCTCCGAGCTCGCACCGGACCATCCCCGGAATGCCTGGACCCACGAGGAGGGCGACCCCGTCAGAGTCACACTCGTCCCAACGGGGACGTAGATCGTTGCGGAGGTCCCCGCAGGGACCGTCCCCGACACCGAGCCGTATGCGTACGCGACGGATCCGCCGTCGCCCGCGGTGATTGTGAGGCCCGCCTCGAACATCGCGGTGACGTTCATCGGCCGCAGGACGAGCAGGGTCGCGGTGAGCGCGGTCCCGGATGCATCGTCGCCCCAGGAACCGAACCGCCACCCCGTGGGCGCGGCCGCGTCGAGCGTGGCTGAGGCACCGGCGTCGTACCATCCCGCTCCGGAGACGGACGTCGCCAGGGCGGCGGGAACCGAGGTGACGGAGAGGAGGAATTGCTTCCGGTACGCCACGACCACGGTCCCGGACGCGGTCACGCTCCCAATCCTGTTCCGGCCCGCCGCCCAACGCGCCCCTGGGTCCCCGGCCGCCACCGAGGCATCGTACGCGTAGGGCGAGCGTGCGTCCACCCAGACCGTGGCGTTCAGGGGGGTTCGGGCGGGGCTCCCGAGGTACGGATAGGTGAGATTGGGGGGAGGCACGAGGGCACCGACCGGACCGCTGTACTCGAAGGTCACCCGCACTTGATGGTAGTAGGTCGCGGAGACGTTCCCGGGGCCGGACACCGTGGCCGCCGCAGCGAGCGTCTCCCAGCGCTCCGTGGTCGAGGATCCCGAGAGGAAGCGAGGGTACTCGTACGGGCTGCCCGCATCGAGGAACAGGCTCTGGGGCGTCGTGATGATCACGGGAAGGCCGAGCACGGTCCCGTTGAGCTGGGGCGAGATTCCGTAGCCCCCGCCGCCGAGGACCTGGAAGCCGAAGGAAATGGCGTACTGGTGGAAGTAGTCGAAGCTCCGGACCAGGGAGCGGTTCGCGACGCCGGCAGTCGCCGGGGCGCCGACGCTGGAGTTGACGACCCAGACCTCCCCCCGGGCCACGGAGGAGCCCGCGAGCTCCGCGCTCACGGACCATGCGGTCCCGGGATCTGCGAGCGCCGTGGTCGGGCTCGTGGAGAACGGTTGTTGCGCGGCTACGCCCCCGTGAACGTACGTGACCGCCGGGGGACTGTATCCGCTGCCCGCGTGGGAGAGGCGATAGGAAAACGTGAGCTCCGCCTTCACGGAGACCGCGAAGACGTGCGTCGACCATCCCGTCGGCGTCCCCAGTTCTCCCGCGAGCCACACGACGCTTGCGTTCGTGGGGTCGAGGCCCGCTCCGAAATAGTCGCCGTACCGGCACGTCTGCACGCAGCCGGACGGGCTCTCGGGTCCGGAACCCGCGGCGACCACCTGGACCGCCTGAACCGTGCTCGGCGGGTCGCCGGCCAGCCGGCCCGTCGCCATGATGCCGGGGTAGTCGGTGGGGGATGAATAGCCGAAGACCACCGCAAGGCTCCCCGTCCCGTCCATGCGCAGGCCGGGGTAGAACGCGAACTTGCCCGGGACGGAGAGGTCGAAGTCCTGGAGGAGCGACGGCCCGTTCGTGCCGATCTCGGCCAGGCGGATGCAGGCGCGCGTAGGATCCGAACGGCACGCCTCGTCGAACCCCAGCCACAGACTCCCACCGGACCACGCGGCGTCGCTCACCCTGAGGTCGCTCGTGTCGACCTTCGCGGTGCTCCCGTTCTGGGGCGCCGGCGGCGCGACCGCAGCCGTGGCCATGGAGAGGCTCGTCACGGTCACCGTGACCGCGGACGGCGGCGTGCCGCTGACCGTGAACAGGTGCAGGGTGCTCGACGTGCCCACGGCCCCGGGCCAGTACACGGAGACCATGTAGTCGACCGAGCTCGTCCCTTGAATCTGCGCGGGGTGAATGGAAAACTCCGTGGGATCGGGCACGGACGCGAACGTCGCGGGGGACGTGGCATTCGTCACGAGGTCGTTCTTGTTGACGACCCAGTACTGCGCGCCGAGGTAGGGCGAAGTGCAGCTGGACGGGCTCGGCTGGCTGAAGACGTTCACGGACACGATGACCGTGGACGTGCCGACGCCCAGGATGGGCTGGTCCAGACAGTGGCCCGTCGCCGCGCTGGGGACGCTGAACACACGCCAGGAACCCGTGGGGTCCGAGGACGCCGAAACGGCGAGGAGGACCTGGGTCGCGGTGACGTCGGTCACCGTGGCGAACCATCGCCCCGTGGCGGGGTCGAACTGGACCTTCGGGTCCGAGATGAAATCTCCGCCCGAGTGGAACAGGGCGGTGAGGTTCGTGGTGCGGACCCGGGTCCCCGTCTTCGTGTACACGCCCATGAGGAGGTTGACCATCTCGACCACGTGGGTCGGGCCCGCGGAGACGATCACATCGGGCGGATGGTAATGCGTCGTGACGCCCGAGTTGTTGCCCAGGTGGAGGGCATCCCAACCCGCGAGCACTTCGGGCGACACGGAGGCCCCCAGGGCACTCGGCGGTGAAGTGGCCGGCATACGCATAGGCATGGGTGCCAACGGAACGGGACTCGACACCCTGACGAATGGTCTCACGTTAGCGAGGGCAGGGGCAGGAGTGCCGGCCGAGAGGAGCGGGCGACTCGCCGGCAACCCGGGGACCAGGGGGCCCGCCGCGGAGCCCGTTCCTAACGGCCCTCCGGGGGCGAACGCGGCGGCCGCGGCTGGGAGGAGCAACGCGCCAACCAGGAGCCAGATGGGAAACCCGCGTCTCGGAGACAGCATAGCGAGCCATCCGGGATGAGTGCCTCGACAGAGAACCCTCGGGGGCCATAAGGCTATCTCCCTCCGGGAGTCGGGTCCTTGGCGCGTGCCCGAGCGTCGTGGACGATGGCCCCAGGAGAGAGGACGCCCCTGTGGGGATTTGAACCCCAGTCTACAGCTCCGCAGGCTGTTAGCCTATCCAAACTAGCCTACAGGGGCGCGGGGCCTCGCATCGGTTCGCGATACAAAAACACTTGGGTGCTTCGCCCTGGGCCGCCTAGGGTTTGAGCCCTTCCTGGACCCTCTGCGTGATCTCGTCGATGAGGCCGCTCGCGTACACCTCACGGAGCAGGCCGCGTTCCTTGTAGTACTGGATGAGCGGCGCGGTCTGCCGCTCGTACGTCTCGATCCGCGTCCGGACCACCTCCTGCCGGTCGTCGGGACGGGTCACGAGCGTGCTCCCGCACTTGTCGCAGATTCCGGCCTTCTTCGGGGGATTCGAGAAGATGTGGTAGACGGATTCGCACTTCGGGCAGACGCGTCGGCCGGCGCTGCGCTTGACGAGTTCCTCGGGCTCGAGGAAGAGGTTGATCACAGCGTCCAAGGACGTGAGCTTCGCGAGCGCATCCGCCTGCGCGATCGTCCGCGGGAAGCCGTCTAGGATGAACCCGTTCCACGCATCGGACTCCTTGAGCCGCTCGGCGGTCATCGCGATCACCAGGTCATCCGGCACGAGCTTCCCGGATTCCATGTAGGCCTTCGCCTTCTTGCCCAGCTCGGTCCCCGCGGCGACGTTGCGCCGGAGGATGTCGCCCGTGGAGATGCGGGGGATGCCCAGAGATTCGCTCAGTTTCGCGGCCTGTGTGCCCTTCCCCGAGCCCGGCGGACCGAGGAGAACGAGGCGCATGCCTGCAGGAACGCGCGAGCGGCCAAAAGACTTTGTACCCTGCGGACATGAACGCTGCAAGAACGCTCCGCCCGGCCGACCCTAGCGGTCCCTAGAATACATGCGGCACCGTTAAGACGCGTCGACTCCAGTCCCGTACCTACCGCATCCCCGAGGGCTCGCAGCGCGGGACGCCGTGGGGACGGTTCGGAGTGGGGAAGATGGAGACCACCATCGCCGTAGAGGTCCAAAATCTCAAGAAGAGCTACGGGAGCTTTCTCGCGCTCAAGGACGTCTCGTTCTCCGTCCGGAGGGGTGAGGTGTACGGGCTCATCGGACCTAATGGGGCGGGCAAGACAACGACCCTGAGGGTCCTCGCGACGCTCCTCCAGATCACCTCTGGCTCCGTGAAGGTGTTCGGGATGGACGTGGGGAAGGACCCCGAGGACGTCCGGAAAGCGATCAGCTACCTGCCCGAGGAAGCGGGGGCCTACAAGAACCTCACCGGTCGGCAGTACCTCGAGTTCATCGCCCGGTTCTTTGCCCACGGCGATGCGGAGCGCGAGATGATTTCCCGCGGGCTGCAGATTGTGAGCTTGGGCGAACGCATCGACGACAAGGTTGAGGCGTACAGCAAGGGGATGATGCGCCGCCTCCTCGTCGGCCGGGCGCTCATGACGAACCCACGCCTCGCCATCCTCGACGAGCTCACCTCCGGGCTCGACGTGATCAACGCGCAGGAGATCCGGAAGATCGTCAAGGAGGAGGCCCTCGCGGGTACGACCTTCCTCGTCTCATCCCACAACATGCTCGAGGTCGAACTCCTCTGCGACCGCATCTCCCTGATCCACGACGGCGTCATCGTAGAGACCGGCACGCCCGCCGAGCTCAAGGCGAAGCACCACGCGGCGAACATCGAGGAAGTCTTCATGGCGGTGGCCGCATGAGCGCCCTCACGAACATCGTCCGCAAAGAGCTGCGGGAACTCCTCACGCTCACAGTCATCCTGCCCATCGTCGTCATGGCCCTGCTGTTCGGGAGCCTGGGGACCGCAATCGGCAACGTCGCCCAGCAAGCCCAGGCGAAGCCCACGATCGCCGTGGTGCCCATGGATCGCGGAGCCCTCGGCAACCTGAGTCTTCAGGTGCTGGCCGCGGGCGCCAAGTTCGCCTATAACGGGACCTCCGTGGATGAGGGCCTCCAAGCCGCCCAAGCGAACAACGGCGTCGCGGTTCTGTACTTCCCCTCGAACTTCACGTCCTCGATCTTAGGCGGCAATCGCGGCCAGGTTGAAATCTACTGGGTCATGCGGGGCGCAGGCATCCTGGACTCGATCTCCTCGGGTTCCGTCGAGGCCCTGCTTTCCAGCGTGAGCAAGGCAATCTCCATGTATCTGATCGGCACCGGGGTACCCGTGCCTGCGAATGTGGTCCTCGCGCCGACGAATCGGACCGATACGACCTACTTCCATGGCGTTGTCATGACGGGCGTCTCGCCGTCCGTGCTCGGGAACATGCTCGCGTCCCAGTCCACGTTCGTCCCCGTGATCATCATGATGATCATCCTCATGGCCGGGAGCATGGTGATCACCTCCATGGGCATGGAGAAGGAGAACAAGACCCTTGAGACCCTCCTCACGCTGCCCGTGGGTCGCGGCGCCATCGTCGCAGGCAAGCTCATCGCGAGCGCGGTGATCGGTCTGTTCATGGCGGGTATCTACATGGTCGGGTTCAGCTACTACATCGGCGGGCTCAGCGCGAGCGCCCCCGTCAATCTCGCGTCCTACGGCCTCACGCTCACGCCGATCGATTACATCCTCCTCGGGGTCTCCGTCTTCGCGGCCCTGTTCGCCGCCCTCGCGTTGTGCATGGTCCTCGGCACGTTCGCGAAGAACTACAAGGCCGCCCAAACGCTCACAATGCCCGTCACGGCCTTGGCGATGCTCCCCATGTTCATGACCATGTTCTGGGACTACAACACGCTCCCGGCAGCGGCCCAGGCCATCGTGTTCGCAATCCCGTTCAGCCACCCCATGATGGCGATGCGTTCCCTGATGTTCAAGGACTACGCCTTCGTCCTCATGGGGATCGGATACTCATTCGCATTCGCCGTGGTCATGATTCTCATCGCGATCTGGATTTTCCGGACCGACCGGCTTCTCACGGGACGGTTCACGCGAGGGACCGCAAATCGGCACGGGCGGAAGGGAATCTGGAGGTTCGTGAACCTCCCCGGTCGGTGACCGGGGGAAGGCCTAGGCTCGGGCCGGAACCGCGTCCTCCTTGGACGGCCGGACGTTCCGGAACGTCGCGTAGAAGCCGCCGATGGACGTCAGGTAGAACGAGGCCGCGAGGAGGAACGGGAGTTCGAAG contains:
- a CDS encoding adenylate kinase, which encodes MRLVLLGPPGSGKGTQAAKLSESLGIPRISTGDILRRNVAAGTELGKKAKAYMESGKLVPDDLVIAMTAERLKESDAWNGFILDGFPRTIAQADALAKLTSLDAVINLFLEPEELVKRSAGRRVCPKCESVYHIFSNPPKKAGICDKCGSTLVTRPDDRQEVVRTRIETYERQTAPLIQYYKERGLLREVYASGLIDEITQRVQEGLKP
- a CDS encoding ABC transporter ATP-binding protein, which gives rise to METTIAVEVQNLKKSYGSFLALKDVSFSVRRGEVYGLIGPNGAGKTTTLRVLATLLQITSGSVKVFGMDVGKDPEDVRKAISYLPEEAGAYKNLTGRQYLEFIARFFAHGDAEREMISRGLQIVSLGERIDDKVEAYSKGMMRRLLVGRALMTNPRLAILDELTSGLDVINAQEIRKIVKEEALAGTTFLVSSHNMLEVELLCDRISLIHDGVIVETGTPAELKAKHHAANIEEVFMAVAA
- a CDS encoding ABC transporter permease codes for the protein MSALTNIVRKELRELLTLTVILPIVVMALLFGSLGTAIGNVAQQAQAKPTIAVVPMDRGALGNLSLQVLAAGAKFAYNGTSVDEGLQAAQANNGVAVLYFPSNFTSSILGGNRGQVEIYWVMRGAGILDSISSGSVEALLSSVSKAISMYLIGTGVPVPANVVLAPTNRTDTTYFHGVVMTGVSPSVLGNMLASQSTFVPVIIMMIILMAGSMVITSMGMEKENKTLETLLTLPVGRGAIVAGKLIASAVIGLFMAGIYMVGFSYYIGGLSASAPVNLASYGLTLTPIDYILLGVSVFAALFAALALCMVLGTFAKNYKAAQTLTMPVTALAMLPMFMTMFWDYNTLPAAAQAIVFAIPFSHPMMAMRSLMFKDYAFVLMGIGYSFAFAVVMILIAIWIFRTDRLLTGRFTRGTANRHGRKGIWRFVNLPGR